In the Acropora muricata isolate sample 2 chromosome 10, ASM3666990v1, whole genome shotgun sequence genome, one interval contains:
- the LOC136887876 gene encoding melanocortin receptor 4-like produces the protein MTVSQFCKHNLENRARFAYHFSAFMTTICALNLFSSLVAILGNILIIRALSKASSISINLKMLFFSLAFSDLAVGLFAQLMYVAITAAMLKMTANGDREFDFFCPTILSLYNFFTFFLACASLFTVTAIAVDRLLSVSLHLRYQEIVTERRVAILLVLLWVASMAAGFTFISFPRNNRIVAVVAQCVGLLVTSGAYARIYKIVRYHKIQIRCQLQQTRSEHARRNQLRQQKSALDAFFVYVVFVVCYLPHLIESVIFMILGDNSFSVVVSSHATRLLVFLNSSLNPILYCWRYQEIRHIVKSTLRKIVLRSSST, from the coding sequence ATGACTGTGTCGCAGTTTTGCAAGCACAATTTGGAGAACAGAGCACGTTTTGCTTATCATTTCAGCGCCTTTATGACCACTATTTGTGCGTTAAACCTGTTCTCCTCTCTCGTGGCAATTCTTGGAAACATTCTCATAATCAGAGCTTTGTCAAAAGCTTCCTCAATTTCAATCAATTTGAAGATGTTGTTCTTCAGCCTCGCCTTTTCTGATCTTGCTGTTGGACTGTTTGCTCAGCTTATGTATGTTGCTATAACTGCCGCTATGTTAAAAATGACAGCAAATGGAGACCGTGAATTTGACTTCTTCTGTCCAACAATTTTATCTCTTTATaatttcttcactttttttCTCGCCTGTGCATCGTTATTCACAGTCACAGCTATAGCCGTCGACAGACTCCTATCAGTTTCTCTTCATTTACGATATCAGGAAATCGTCACAGAGAGGCGCGTTGCAATACTCTTAGTGTTGCTCTGGGTGGCTAGTATGGCTGCTGGTTtcacatttatttcatttccaCGAAACAATAGGATAGTGGCAGTAGTTGCACAATGCGTCGGACTGCTTGTCACGTCTGGTGCATACGCAAGAATTTACAAGATTGTGCGGTACCATAAGATCCAAATTCGTTGCCAACTTCAGCAAACAAGAAGCGAGCATGCAAGAAGGAACCAACTTCGTCAACAAAAATCCGCGTTAGATGCTTTCTTCGTTtacgttgtttttgttgtctgcTATCTGCCTCATCTTATTGAAAGTGTCATCTTTATGATACTGGGCGATAACAGTTTTTCAGTTGTAGTTTCTTCACATGCGACACGTCTTTTAGTTTTTCTGAATTCTTCGTTAAACCCAATCTTGTACTGTTGGAGATATCAAGAAATTCGTCACATTGTTAAAAGTACACTGCGCAAAATAGTGCTTCGCTCGTCGTCGACTTAA